One Vibrio gallaecicus genomic region harbors:
- a CDS encoding response regulator transcription factor: MSRVLVVDDDIQLCELLSEVLEEEGYHVDTVHCGESALQFIQSNPVDLVLLDVMLPNLSGLQVARRICQRFATPILMLTALNDEASMLDGYQAGADQYIAKPFKVPELLTRIKVILRRVAFERQRQSLATTNQGLNEQLSRLPLTGTEQELLDFLIKNNGVVVSKSDLQVRVLKKELCPFDRNLDMHISNIRRKLVQAGLSKQHIKTVRGKGYSYLETVGA, encoded by the coding sequence ATGTCCCGCGTTTTAGTTGTTGATGATGATATTCAATTATGTGAATTATTGAGTGAAGTTTTAGAAGAAGAAGGGTATCACGTCGATACAGTGCATTGTGGTGAAAGTGCCCTTCAATTCATTCAAAGCAACCCTGTGGATTTAGTTTTACTTGACGTAATGCTACCAAACCTCAGCGGCCTTCAGGTTGCACGTCGCATTTGTCAGCGATTCGCGACGCCTATCTTAATGCTAACGGCTTTAAACGATGAAGCATCTATGCTTGATGGCTATCAAGCTGGTGCTGATCAGTACATTGCCAAACCATTCAAAGTGCCTGAATTACTTACACGTATTAAAGTGATCCTTCGACGCGTTGCTTTTGAGCGCCAAAGGCAATCTCTTGCGACAACGAATCAGGGATTAAACGAACAGTTATCACGGCTTCCTCTGACAGGAACTGAGCAAGAACTTTTAGACTTTTTAATCAAAAACAATGGCGTTGTTGTATCTAAATCAGATTTACAAGTGAGAGTACTGAAGAAGGAATTATGCCCATTTGATCGAAACTTAGATATGCATATCAGTAATATTCGTCGAAAGTTAGTTCAAGCTGGGTTGTCAAAGCAACACATCAAAACAGTTCGTGGGAAAGGTTACAGCTACCTAGAAACGGTAGGAGCATAA
- the nirD gene encoding nitrite reductase small subunit NirD, translating into MAFTKVCKIEDIVPGTGVCALVAGEQVAIFRPTKAEEVFAISNTDPFFQSNVLSRGLTVEHKGELWVASPLKKQRFNLATGVCMEDEQFSVKAYKARVTKGAVEISA; encoded by the coding sequence ATGGCATTTACCAAAGTTTGTAAGATCGAAGACATTGTTCCAGGTACGGGTGTATGTGCGTTGGTTGCTGGTGAGCAAGTAGCAATCTTCCGTCCAACCAAAGCGGAAGAAGTGTTTGCAATTAGTAATACAGACCCATTCTTTCAATCAAACGTTTTATCTCGCGGTTTAACGGTTGAGCACAAAGGGGAGCTTTGGGTGGCAAGCCCACTTAAAAAGCAACGCTTTAACCTAGCAACAGGTGTGTGCATGGAAGACGAGCAGTTTAGCGTTAAAGCGTATAAAGCTCGTGTAACTAAAGGTGCTGTTGAAATCTCAGCATAA
- a CDS encoding histidine kinase sensor domain-containing protein: MVSSYFRCPNFIAKRKDGLTFQLFSYLTVILVSILILQGLAEKALMKALLKVPETVKEEMLDLAYQANVLIEDGDMDELADWGNAQDYYLFVLDKEGRPITHRDMHPHFEFKLRFLRTLDHQLGARVSKPIFGIPLIEGNTLVVQLPHQVHPAQNFALYFSLIKALIALIILTLFSIIMARSLQQPLGRLREASRRLAQGDFSVSVVSELNSKTREFNELANDFDHMTNEIHSLAEKQRRLIRDVSHELRTPLARQNLALHLLRRKINEDSHHLLDRLENETEEMNNLVGEILEFSRLENSRYDAKLKFMHVEQYCSMQVEQMQPDLKTGQTLKTDLSTDLSEVALDERLVLRALSNVIGNAIKYAGEDANIVVLTHEIELDKVYRVISVEDDGPGISESKLVDIFDPFTRLESARDKQSGGYGLGLAIVKEAMLVMNGLVVAENRSQGGLKVNLLFPMKLNKNPS; this comes from the coding sequence ATGGTATCTTCTTACTTTCGTTGCCCCAATTTTATCGCCAAAAGAAAAGATGGGTTAACATTTCAGTTATTCAGCTATCTCACCGTGATCTTAGTCAGCATACTTATTCTTCAAGGGTTGGCCGAAAAGGCTTTGATGAAAGCATTACTGAAAGTGCCCGAAACAGTCAAAGAAGAAATGCTTGATTTAGCTTACCAAGCGAACGTTTTGATAGAAGATGGCGATATGGATGAACTCGCTGACTGGGGGAATGCACAAGATTATTACTTATTCGTATTGGATAAGGAAGGTCGACCAATAACCCACAGAGACATGCATCCACACTTCGAATTTAAGCTACGGTTTTTACGTACTTTAGATCATCAGTTAGGGGCAAGAGTCAGTAAACCTATCTTTGGGATCCCACTTATTGAAGGGAATACCCTTGTGGTACAACTCCCACACCAAGTACATCCAGCACAAAACTTTGCTTTGTATTTCTCACTCATAAAAGCATTGATCGCACTTATTATCCTAACTTTATTTTCGATCATTATGGCGAGAAGTTTACAACAGCCTTTAGGACGATTAAGAGAGGCAAGCCGACGCTTAGCGCAAGGTGACTTCTCTGTTAGTGTGGTTTCAGAATTGAACTCTAAAACGCGAGAGTTTAATGAACTTGCCAATGATTTTGATCACATGACCAATGAAATACATTCTCTGGCGGAAAAGCAACGTCGGCTGATCCGTGATGTCTCACATGAACTGAGAACGCCTTTGGCAAGGCAAAACTTAGCACTTCACCTTCTAAGGCGGAAGATAAATGAAGACTCTCATCATTTATTGGATCGCTTAGAAAACGAAACAGAAGAAATGAATAATCTAGTTGGTGAAATTTTAGAATTTAGCCGTTTAGAGAACTCTCGTTATGACGCCAAGCTCAAATTCATGCACGTCGAACAGTATTGTTCAATGCAAGTAGAGCAGATGCAACCAGACCTTAAAACAGGACAGACTTTAAAAACTGACCTATCGACCGATTTATCAGAGGTCGCTTTAGATGAAAGGTTAGTATTAAGGGCTTTAAGTAACGTTATAGGAAATGCGATTAAGTACGCAGGTGAAGATGCCAATATTGTCGTTTTAACTCATGAAATAGAATTAGACAAAGTCTATCGAGTGATTTCTGTTGAAGATGACGGTCCCGGTATCTCTGAGAGTAAGCTTGTCGACATATTCGATCCCTTTACCCGATTAGAATCTGCTCGAGATAAACAATCGGGAGGGTACGGTCTTGGTCTTGCAATCGTTAAAGAAGCGATGTTAGTGATGAATGGGTTAGTCGTAGCCGAAAACCGAAGTCAAGGCGGTTTGAAGGTCAATCTGCTTTTCCCTATGAAACTAAACAAAAATCCAAGTTAA
- a CDS encoding TonB-dependent siderophore receptor — MFSKSPLALVIGAVLASSVVQAETTKADEHMVVEGRDYGYKADTNTTAMRMEATQLETPGQVSVIDEQIIDEQRASTLGEVLQNDASVSAGGTSRNRERFSLRGFELSSSDGFLRDGRQHWSHYRQPIELLERVEVLKGPSGLLYGKSEPGGLVNMVTKKPTSNTQMSLSQDMGSDDHFRTTVDVSGSLNEAETLRARAILSKETYGSYRSYGDGSEPETDRLVGGLFVEYDINDKVMISAHYDRTEDHGSVDSGAYIVNGKPVLGDKYIWDAEWSEIENDVENYGVSIDAAITDTISLNAGYNRQNFERFDVESYPNFNDYEQTGLIKHSGNERTDKWVFDTAYLDVTKDFELLGTENTLLVGGNWLDYSYDRHQAYYNSVSVAPGETVGKPGYSGRVRESESDYKTYGVYLQNMMTINDQWQVLAGLRFDEKKTDDLTENQVSPKLGVIYHPAENGSVYVQYSESFMPIGAVNGDQYVNDGEELDAERGISYEIGTKWELLDERLFVSGALFDITKENVALDVEAGLDGNGDTLYDKTQGGEQKHRGVEVTVQGFVTDSFSLSASTMYLDAEITKDKTYQGNQPADVPELSASLWSTYEVVNNTDVNLGLIYEGERYGDAANTFKKDGYTRVDMGAAYTHKYDENFDIIARINIENVFDTEYQAGGGSTSSNYEGAKNVVLGEGRNYMATLQVKY, encoded by the coding sequence ATGTTTTCAAAGAGCCCATTGGCTTTAGTGATAGGCGCAGTATTAGCCTCATCAGTTGTACAAGCAGAGACAACAAAAGCAGACGAACATATGGTTGTAGAAGGTCGTGACTACGGTTATAAAGCCGACACGAACACTACAGCTATGCGCATGGAGGCGACTCAGTTAGAGACTCCTGGACAAGTATCCGTTATTGATGAACAAATCATTGATGAACAACGTGCAAGTACGTTGGGTGAAGTATTACAAAATGACGCTAGTGTTAGTGCTGGTGGTACAAGCCGTAACCGTGAGCGTTTCTCACTTCGTGGCTTTGAATTAAGCAGCTCAGATGGTTTTTTAAGAGATGGGCGTCAACATTGGTCTCACTACCGCCAGCCAATTGAATTACTAGAGCGAGTTGAAGTTCTAAAAGGTCCATCAGGATTGCTATACGGCAAATCTGAGCCGGGTGGCTTAGTCAATATGGTAACGAAGAAGCCTACATCAAACACTCAAATGTCATTAAGCCAAGATATGGGCTCTGATGATCATTTCCGTACTACTGTTGATGTAAGTGGCTCACTGAACGAAGCTGAAACACTAAGAGCTCGCGCTATTTTATCTAAAGAAACTTATGGTTCATACCGTTCATATGGTGATGGAAGTGAGCCAGAAACAGATAGATTAGTGGGTGGTCTATTCGTTGAATATGATATCAATGACAAAGTGATGATCTCTGCTCATTATGATAGAACAGAAGATCACGGCAGCGTAGATTCCGGTGCCTACATTGTAAATGGTAAGCCTGTACTTGGCGACAAATACATCTGGGATGCGGAATGGTCAGAAATTGAAAATGATGTTGAGAACTACGGTGTTTCAATTGATGCTGCAATTACAGACACTATTTCATTAAATGCAGGCTACAACCGTCAAAACTTCGAACGTTTTGATGTGGAGTCGTACCCTAACTTTAATGATTATGAGCAAACTGGTCTTATCAAGCACTCAGGTAATGAACGTACAGATAAGTGGGTTTTTGATACGGCTTACTTAGATGTAACTAAAGACTTTGAATTGCTAGGTACTGAGAACACACTACTTGTAGGTGGTAACTGGCTCGATTACTCATACGATCGTCATCAAGCTTATTACAACTCTGTTTCTGTTGCTCCTGGAGAAACTGTAGGTAAACCTGGTTATTCAGGTCGTGTAAGAGAGTCTGAGTCTGACTACAAAACATACGGTGTTTACTTACAAAACATGATGACAATCAACGACCAATGGCAAGTGCTAGCTGGTTTACGTTTTGATGAGAAGAAAACAGATGATTTGACAGAAAACCAAGTGTCTCCAAAACTAGGTGTGATTTACCACCCTGCTGAAAATGGCTCTGTATACGTACAATACTCTGAAAGCTTCATGCCAATTGGTGCTGTGAATGGTGATCAGTACGTTAACGATGGCGAAGAACTTGACGCTGAACGCGGTATTTCTTACGAAATCGGTACTAAATGGGAGCTATTGGATGAGCGCCTATTCGTAAGCGGTGCACTGTTTGATATCACCAAAGAAAATGTGGCTCTTGATGTTGAAGCCGGTTTAGACGGGAATGGCGATACGCTTTATGACAAAACTCAAGGCGGTGAGCAGAAACACCGTGGTGTTGAGGTTACAGTGCAAGGCTTCGTAACTGATAGCTTCTCTCTATCGGCTTCTACAATGTATCTTGATGCTGAAATCACGAAAGATAAGACTTACCAAGGTAACCAACCAGCGGATGTTCCTGAATTATCTGCAAGCCTTTGGTCAACATATGAAGTGGTTAACAACACTGATGTGAATCTTGGTCTTATTTATGAAGGTGAGCGCTACGGAGACGCAGCAAATACATTCAAAAAAGACGGTTATACTCGTGTAGATATGGGCGCAGCTTATACTCATAAATACGATGAAAATTTTGACATCATTGCACGTATCAATATTGAAAATGTATTTGATACGGAATACCAAGCAGGTGGTGGTTCAACAAGTAGTAATTACGAAGGTGCTAAAAATGTTGTTCTTGGCGAAGGTCGTAACTACATGGCAACTTTACAAGTTAAATATTAA
- a CDS encoding DUF4174 domain-containing protein codes for MVKFMLALLVVSLYAGQANSYPAYGHYLEHRSVIYFAPSQDSMVKSFLKGVLINNCQLKERDIVTIVITEDGYTVPQWFDEAFNIESVANIYQIPEGSHTAILIGKDGEEKHRWDGETNWQGLTDLIDEMPMRKQEMQRRASHCNI; via the coding sequence ATGGTTAAGTTCATGCTCGCTCTATTGGTGGTCAGCCTTTATGCAGGTCAAGCCAACAGTTACCCTGCTTACGGGCACTACTTGGAACATAGAAGTGTTATCTATTTTGCTCCCAGCCAAGATTCAATGGTGAAATCATTTCTTAAAGGCGTTCTCATCAATAATTGCCAGCTCAAAGAGCGTGACATTGTAACCATTGTAATTACGGAAGATGGATACACTGTTCCTCAGTGGTTCGACGAAGCATTCAACATTGAATCTGTTGCGAACATTTACCAAATTCCGGAAGGCTCACATACTGCAATTTTGATAGGTAAAGATGGAGAAGAAAAGCACAGATGGGATGGAGAAACTAATTGGCAGGGTTTAACTGATTTAATCGATGAAATGCCAATGAGGAAACAAGAAATGCAGCGACGTGCTAGCCACTGCAATATTTGA
- a CDS encoding MotA/TolQ/ExbB proton channel family protein — translation MGISLGSSILSSSIIPNGLIPDALLTSNWLLSLNHFMEQGGFVLWWLAAVVVVYWLLVVERVLYLTLYFPKQRKQWISQWHARNDQSSWHAKAIREGWLGQASMLLNQNLNFIKLLVAICPMLGLLGTVTGMISVFDVMATQGSSNPKLMASGISLATLPTMAGMVAALAGMFVHARLAKVCSRLELKLEKSLRSQQ, via the coding sequence ATGGGTATTTCATTGGGGAGCTCAATTTTGTCGAGCTCCATCATTCCAAATGGCTTAATACCGGATGCATTGCTCACGAGTAATTGGCTGCTTTCATTAAATCACTTTATGGAGCAGGGCGGCTTTGTATTGTGGTGGCTAGCGGCGGTTGTCGTGGTGTACTGGCTGCTGGTGGTAGAGCGTGTATTGTATCTAACGCTCTATTTCCCAAAGCAACGCAAACAATGGATTAGCCAGTGGCATGCTAGAAATGACCAGTCATCTTGGCATGCTAAAGCTATACGTGAAGGTTGGTTAGGGCAAGCGAGTATGTTGCTCAACCAAAACCTGAACTTTATTAAGCTGTTGGTTGCGATTTGCCCAATGCTTGGTTTATTAGGAACGGTTACGGGAATGATTTCTGTCTTTGATGTGATGGCTACGCAAGGCAGTAGTAATCCGAAACTAATGGCTTCAGGCATTTCTTTAGCGACACTACCTACGATGGCGGGAATGGTTGCGGCATTAGCTGGAATGTTTGTTCATGCACGCTTAGCAAAGGTGTGCTCTCGTTTAGAATTAAAATTAGAAAAATCATTAAGGAGTCAACAATGA
- a CDS encoding DUF3450 domain-containing protein: protein MNFLKTSLALQVILISGGMIATTASANSLDQAQSIQNKTNNASASSQKVINKSSEATLALKAEIERLQEEVKNLEIYHDHLAALVNSQNQEAASIDAQIDQIKYTRQGVVPLMYQMIDGLHVIVEQDMPIKKEQRLERVEKLQSMMVRADVSDAEKYRRILEAYQIEMDYGIKLGVYQGRMALNGGEAGNEQIIEADILHLGRTSLIARNLNGSQYWSWNQTSKQWLELDPSMKTDLDKAYDIAGQQAAPSLITLPVSLITAEVK, encoded by the coding sequence ATGAACTTTTTAAAAACGAGCCTAGCGCTTCAAGTTATTCTTATCAGTGGTGGCATGATTGCGACAACCGCGTCGGCTAATAGCCTAGACCAAGCGCAATCTATTCAAAATAAAACCAATAACGCATCTGCATCCAGTCAGAAAGTGATCAATAAAAGTTCTGAAGCAACATTAGCCTTGAAAGCTGAGATTGAGCGATTGCAAGAAGAAGTGAAAAATTTAGAAATCTATCATGACCACCTTGCGGCTCTTGTGAATAGCCAAAATCAAGAAGCGGCAAGTATCGATGCACAAATTGATCAAATAAAATATACACGTCAAGGTGTCGTACCTTTGATGTATCAGATGATCGATGGGTTGCATGTTATTGTTGAACAAGACATGCCAATCAAAAAAGAACAACGTTTAGAGCGAGTAGAAAAGCTTCAATCTATGATGGTTCGTGCCGACGTAAGTGATGCAGAAAAATACCGCCGCATTCTAGAGGCTTACCAAATTGAAATGGATTACGGCATCAAATTGGGCGTCTACCAAGGTCGTATGGCGTTGAATGGTGGAGAAGCAGGCAATGAACAAATTATCGAAGCTGACATACTGCATTTAGGGCGCACTTCTCTTATCGCTCGTAATTTGAATGGTAGCCAGTACTGGTCTTGGAATCAGACATCAAAACAGTGGCTTGAGCTAGACCCTTCTATGAAAACTGATTTAGATAAAGCTTATGACATTGCAGGCCAGCAAGCTGCACCGAGCTTAATCACTTTACCTGTCTCTCTTATTACTGCGGAGGTGAAGTAA
- a CDS encoding MotA/TolQ/ExbB proton channel family protein, with protein MNFNSNSLFSLKPLTALLCAISLSFPVMAATSTSADLANKATAENKAQARHNIQREAEFKQTEKQLLALKTKLEVKQKTIQQQTDVLTEAFSENENKLARLEEKLRLETGSLGELFGVVRQNAKELGTELHNTVNSVDRGVHTDTVDQIIDAKSLPSMEQLTGLWISMSEQISASRELGKAQISFIDGNGNTSLVEAYRLGSIGLVTEQGYVSWDSKRNDAIAYMKQPDNGPVISSLSSLAAGETTNIIIDPSRGFMLEQLALTPSLRDRLQAGGVVGKVILGLLAIGLLIALFRGVSLAIARQKIRSQLKKPDQPGNNPLGRVLAVYDKEQNRSVEALELRLLEAVVDEQTHLEKGLSMLKLLAALAPMLGLLGTVTGMIETFQVITQFGNGDPKVMAGGISMALITTVLGLVAAMPLLLAHNILSTQAENIRNILEKQGIGLVAEQAEKTTQPEASLSSVGTAA; from the coding sequence ATGAACTTTAACTCAAATTCATTATTCTCTTTAAAGCCTCTTACTGCACTTTTATGCGCTATTTCACTTTCTTTTCCGGTAATGGCTGCAACAAGTACATCTGCCGATCTTGCGAATAAAGCTACTGCTGAAAACAAGGCTCAGGCTCGTCACAATATTCAACGAGAAGCTGAGTTCAAACAGACAGAAAAACAACTTTTAGCGTTAAAGACGAAGCTGGAAGTGAAACAGAAAACAATCCAGCAGCAAACTGATGTGTTGACTGAAGCATTCAGTGAAAACGAAAATAAGCTAGCGCGTCTTGAAGAAAAACTGCGTTTAGAAACGGGCAGTTTAGGTGAGCTTTTTGGTGTCGTTCGCCAAAATGCAAAAGAGCTTGGCACTGAATTACATAATACCGTGAACAGTGTAGACCGAGGTGTTCATACTGACACAGTCGATCAAATCATTGACGCCAAATCATTACCTTCAATGGAACAGTTAACTGGTTTGTGGATAAGTATGTCAGAGCAAATTTCTGCAAGCCGCGAGTTGGGTAAAGCTCAAATTTCATTTATTGATGGTAATGGTAATACATCTCTAGTTGAAGCTTATCGCCTAGGTTCAATTGGTTTAGTAACAGAGCAAGGTTACGTGAGTTGGGATAGCAAACGAAATGATGCCATTGCGTACATGAAGCAGCCAGATAACGGACCTGTTATTAGCTCTCTTTCTTCACTAGCTGCCGGTGAGACTACTAATATAATCATCGATCCATCTCGTGGTTTCATGCTTGAGCAACTCGCATTAACCCCAAGTTTACGAGACCGTCTTCAAGCCGGTGGTGTTGTAGGTAAAGTCATTCTTGGTTTACTTGCGATTGGTCTCCTCATTGCTCTTTTCCGTGGCGTGTCTCTAGCGATTGCTCGTCAAAAAATCCGCTCACAACTTAAAAAGCCAGATCAACCAGGAAATAACCCATTAGGTCGTGTACTAGCGGTTTATGACAAAGAGCAGAATAGAAGCGTAGAAGCACTTGAGCTGAGATTACTTGAAGCGGTAGTTGATGAACAAACTCATTTAGAGAAAGGTTTGTCCATGCTTAAGCTGCTAGCAGCACTCGCTCCAATGCTTGGTTTACTTGGTACTGTGACAGGCATGATCGAAACATTCCAAGTGATTACTCAATTTGGTAATGGTGATCCTAAAGTTATGGCTGGCGGTATCTCTATGGCGCTTATCACAACGGTACTTGGTTTGGTGGCAGCTATGCCTCTTCTACTTGCACATAATATTTTAAGCACACAAGCTGAAAATATCCGTAATATTCTCGAGAAACAGGGTATTGGTTTAGTTGCTGAGCAAGCTGAAAAAACAACACAGCCTGAAGCTTCACTATCATCTGTTGGGACCGCTGCGTAA
- a CDS encoding ExbD/TolR family protein, producing MRLGRRQNRNEEAQIDLTSMLDIVFIMLIFFIVTSSFVRESGVEVNRPQASNVVSQKDAGIFVAITSTNDIFIDKRMIDVERVQATLEHLLLEQPDASLVIQADEHAYNGTVVKVMDAAKGAGVKNIALAAEKR from the coding sequence ATGAGACTCGGCAGACGTCAAAACCGAAATGAAGAGGCTCAAATTGACCTAACTTCTATGCTTGATATCGTATTTATCATGCTGATTTTCTTTATTGTGACGAGTTCATTTGTACGTGAGTCTGGGGTAGAAGTAAATCGCCCTCAGGCGTCTAATGTTGTTAGCCAAAAAGATGCGGGTATTTTTGTTGCTATTACTTCGACAAACGACATTTTTATTGATAAGCGCATGATCGATGTTGAGCGTGTTCAAGCAACACTTGAGCATTTATTGCTAGAACAACCTGATGCATCCTTAGTTATTCAAGCGGATGAGCATGCATACAATGGAACCGTTGTTAAAGTGATGGATGCCGCTAAAGGCGCTGGCGTGAAAAATATAGCTTTAGCGGCAGAGAAACGATAA
- a CDS encoding LabA-like NYN domain-containing protein, which yields MEKVAILVDVQNVYYTTRDKYRSNFDYNQFWYVATEGRDVVAAHAYAISSQDPKQRQFHHILRGVGFDVKLKPFIQRRDGSAKGDWDVGIALDAIELAEQADVIVLVSGDGDFEILVERIKERFNKPVEVYGVPGLTAQNLIDSASRFIPIEKDLLL from the coding sequence ATGGAAAAAGTAGCAATTTTAGTAGATGTGCAAAACGTTTATTACACCACTCGTGATAAATACCGCAGCAATTTTGATTACAACCAATTTTGGTATGTGGCAACGGAAGGACGTGACGTTGTTGCCGCTCATGCATATGCAATTTCGAGTCAGGATCCTAAACAACGCCAGTTCCACCATATTTTGCGTGGAGTCGGGTTTGATGTGAAACTGAAGCCTTTTATCCAACGCCGTGATGGAAGCGCAAAAGGTGATTGGGATGTTGGTATCGCACTTGATGCGATTGAATTAGCAGAGCAGGCTGATGTTATTGTGCTGGTATCTGGTGATGGTGACTTCGAAATTTTAGTAGAACGAATTAAAGAGCGTTTCAACAAACCTGTAGAAGTCTATGGTGTTCCTGGTTTAACCGCCCAGAATTTAATCGATTCAGCCTCAAGATTTATACCAATTGAGAAAGACTTACTTTTATAG
- the cobA gene encoding uroporphyrinogen-III C-methyltransferase: MSEVSSSNVKEVSKGFVSLVGAGPGDPDLLTLKAARVIQQADVVVYDRLVSKDILAMANSDAEMLYVGKKLDHHCVPQDQINQLLVTKAQENKLVVRLKGGDSFIFGRGGEECETLAENNVRFEVVPGITAAAGATAYAGIPLTHRDHAQSVQFITGHLKKDGEDIDWRSLAQHNHTIVFYMGLKESPNIQKNLLDNGMRADMPVAIIENGTRKEQKVYRGGLQDLSNLAAQAKSPALIVVGSVAQLHEKLAWFNEQ, encoded by the coding sequence ATGTCAGAAGTATCGTCATCGAATGTTAAAGAAGTAAGCAAAGGATTTGTTTCATTAGTAGGTGCAGGTCCGGGTGACCCAGACCTCCTCACATTAAAAGCCGCACGTGTTATTCAACAAGCTGATGTGGTGGTTTATGATCGCTTAGTATCGAAAGATATATTAGCCATGGCTAACTCAGATGCAGAGATGCTATATGTGGGAAAAAAACTCGATCATCACTGTGTACCACAAGATCAAATCAATCAATTGCTAGTGACTAAAGCACAAGAGAATAAGCTGGTTGTCCGCTTAAAAGGTGGAGACTCATTCATCTTTGGTCGTGGTGGGGAAGAGTGTGAAACTCTAGCAGAAAACAATGTGAGATTTGAAGTTGTACCTGGTATTACTGCTGCCGCAGGTGCTACTGCGTATGCGGGAATCCCATTAACACATCGTGACCACGCTCAAAGTGTTCAATTCATTACTGGCCACCTGAAGAAGGACGGTGAAGATATTGATTGGCGCTCTCTTGCTCAACATAATCACACTATCGTGTTCTATATGGGGCTAAAAGAAAGCCCTAATATTCAGAAAAATTTGCTGGATAATGGTATGCGTGCTGATATGCCTGTTGCCATTATTGAAAATGGAACACGCAAAGAACAAAAGGTTTATCGAGGCGGTCTACAAGATTTATCAAACCTAGCTGCACAAGCTAAAAGCCCAGCTCTGATCGTTGTTGGAAGTGTGGCTCAACTTCATGAAAAACTGGCTTGGTTTAATGAGCAATAA
- a CDS encoding formate/nitrite transporter family protein encodes MSPDFKPAEFVQTMIDVGEAKTKTSTRDLLIRSTMAGIILSLAVVVAITTIVQTGIGIVGALVFPVGFVILSVMGYDLVTGVFGLAPLAKFDNRPGITWGRILRCWGIVGLGNLIGSLIVAFLVAISLTGNFSLEPNAVAQKFIAVSTGRSLGFENMGMDGWITCFVRGIFCNLMVCLGVIGNMTARTVTGRVAMMWFPIFIFFALVFEHTVVNMFLFPLGMILGADFGIATWLNFNLIPTILGNIVGGLLFTCIPLYLTHAKTAPSLDAK; translated from the coding sequence ATGTCTCCTGATTTCAAACCAGCTGAATTCGTTCAAACCATGATTGATGTGGGTGAAGCAAAAACTAAAACAAGTACTCGCGATCTTCTGATTCGAAGCACAATGGCTGGTATCATTCTTTCTCTAGCGGTTGTTGTTGCTATTACAACCATCGTACAAACAGGCATTGGCATTGTGGGCGCACTAGTGTTCCCAGTGGGTTTCGTAATCTTGAGTGTTATGGGCTACGACCTAGTAACAGGCGTATTTGGTCTTGCACCTTTAGCTAAATTTGATAACCGCCCTGGTATTACTTGGGGTCGTATCTTACGCTGTTGGGGTATCGTTGGTCTTGGTAACCTTATTGGTTCTCTTATTGTTGCTTTCCTAGTTGCGATTTCACTAACGGGTAACTTTTCTTTAGAGCCAAACGCAGTTGCTCAAAAGTTCATTGCTGTATCTACGGGGCGTAGTTTAGGTTTTGAAAATATGGGAATGGACGGATGGATTACTTGTTTCGTTCGCGGTATTTTCTGTAACTTAATGGTTTGCCTAGGTGTGATTGGTAACATGACGGCACGTACAGTTACTGGTCGCGTAGCAATGATGTGGTTCCCAATCTTCATCTTCTTTGCACTGGTATTTGAGCACACAGTAGTAAACATGTTCCTATTCCCACTGGGCATGATTCTAGGCGCTGATTTCGGTATCGCGACATGGTTGAACTTCAACCTTATCCCAACAATCCTAGGTAACATTGTTGGTGGTCTACTGTTCACATGTATTCCTCTATACCTAACTCATGCTAAGACTGCTCCTTCTTTAGACGCTAAGTAA